The following is a genomic window from Amycolatopsis acidiphila.
AAGGTTGGACGGCGAGCTCTGGGCCTGAGCGCCAGGTCGGGCAGGCGGGCGGTAGGGGCTCAGCCGGGAACGGGCTTGGCCTGAGGTGGCGTAGCGGGCTTTTTCTGGCTCGTCTCCGAGCCTGCCCGTCCGGCGAGGACTCTCTTGATCATTTCCCCTGCGCTTCGCGCGGGGTCGCGCGAAGCGCAAGGGCGTGCGCTGCGCGCGGGTGGCTGGGTACGCCCGTTCCACCCCGATCGCGGAGTGTTCAACGGTCGGCCCACCGCGTCAAGGCGGGAAAGATGCCTTGACCCGGCGTGCCGACCGCTGAAGGACGCGGGGATCGGGGTTAGGGCGCGGGCTGGGCGCGGGCATTCGTGGCTGCCGTTGCCGGGTTCGCCGTGCGTGGGTGGCTGGGCGTTGCCGGGTTCACCTTGGGTGGTGGTTGGGCGTTGCCGGGTTCACCTTGGGCGGTGGGTGAGAGCTGTCGGGTTTACCGGGCAGGTGGGTCGCCGCGACTGGTAACCACTGCCCCCGAACCTAAGCCGCGCTGGTCGAGACGATGTCGTCGGCCAGGGGGGCGATCGCGCCGATGATCGTGTCCACCGTTTCCTGGGGGACGCCCGCTCCGCTCAGGGCGTCGATCAGGTGCTTGGCCACCAGATCGAAGTGCCGCTGCGCGATGCCGCGACCCCGGTGGACCTCCTTCATCGACCGCCCCCGGTATTCGTCCGGGCCGCCCAGCGCGGCGGCGAAGAACTCGACCTGCATGCCCTTCAAGCGTGGCATGTTGGTGCCCTTGAAGAACACCGCGAGTTCCGGGTCCGCCAGCACCCGGTCGTAGAAGTCGTCGACGACCGCGATCAGTGCTTCCTGACCGCCGATCTGCTCGTAGATGCTGGTCACGATGTCCTCCGGCTCCATGGTGGGAATGCCCGACCAGACAATCGAGCCGCTGTTTCCGTCAGGTAAGCGTGGCGTCAACGCCCAGCAACCGAAAGCTCACCCCGGGTCGCCG
Proteins encoded in this region:
- a CDS encoding group I truncated hemoglobin translates to MTSIYEQIGGQEALIAVVDDFYDRVLADPELAVFFKGTNMPRLKGMQVEFFAAALGGPDEYRGRSMKEVHRGRGIAQRHFDLVAKHLIDALSGAGVPQETVDTIIGAIAPLADDIVSTSAA